The nucleotide sequence ACGAGCGCTGGCCCCACTTCTGCTCCGCGGAGGAGACGAACTCGTCCAGGATGATCTGGGCGCCGTTGACGAAGTCGCCGAACTGCGCCTCCCACACGGTCAGGGCGTCCGGGCGCTCCACGGAGTAGCCGTACTCGAAGCCCAGCACGCCGTACTCGGACAGCAGCGAGTTGTAGATCGCCAGCTGAGCCTGGTTCCCGGAGAGGTGGTTGAGCGGGGTCCACTCCGCGCCGGTGCCGGAGTCGTAGAACACGGCGTGGCGCTGAGTGAACGTGCCGCGCCGGACGTCCTGGCCGCTCATCCGGACCGGGATGCCCTCCATCATGAGGGAGCCGAAGGCCATGAGCTCGCCCATGCCCCAGTCCACGCCGCCCTCGCGGGTCATCGCCTCGCGGCGCTCGAGGAGCTTGCGCAGCTTCTTGTGCACGGCGAAGTCCTCGGGGACCTCCACGTGCACCGCGCCGATCCGCTGGGCGGCCTCGGTCGAGATGGCCGTGGTGCGGGGGATCGAGACCCCGGAGTCCGCCTGCTGGGCGGAGGGCCGCTCGATGTTCGAGATCGCGGCGGAGTCCCCGGTGACCAGCGGGATGGAGGACGTCTGCGCCTCGTGCGTCTCGGCGAAGACCCGCTCCAGGCGCTCCTGGTAGTCCTTCAGCGCCCGGTCGGCCTCCTCCTGGGTGATGTCGCCGCGGCCCACGAGGTTCTCGGTGTAGATCTTGCGGGTCGAGCGCTTCTCCTCGATGAGGTTGTACATCAGCGGCTGGGTCATCGAGGGGTCGTCGCCCTCGTTGTGGCCGCGGCGCCGGTAGCACACGAGGTCGATGATGACGTCCTTGTGGAACGTCTGCCGGTACGCGAACGCCATCTGGCCCACGTGCGTGACGGCCTCGGGGTCGTCGGCGTTGACGTGGAAGATCGGCGCCTGGAGTCCCTTGGCGATGTCCGTCGCGTAGGTGGTGGACCGGGCCGCGGCGGGCGCGGTGGTGAAGCCCACCTGGTTGTTCACGACCACGTGGACGGTGCCGCCCACGGTGTAGCCGGGCAGCAGCGCCATCTGCAGGACCTCGGCCACCACGCCCTGGCCCGCGAAGGCCGCGTCGCCGTGCACCTGGATCGGCAGCACCGGGAACGTCCCGTCGCCCTCGGGCCCGGCGCCCAGGACGTCCGTCTTGGCCCGGGCGATGCCCTCGATGACCGGGTCGGCGGCCTCGAGGTGGGACGGGTTCGCGGCGAGGTAGACCTGGGTCTCGTTGCCGTTGTCGGAGGTGAAGGAGCCCTCCGTGCCGAGGTGGTACTTCACGTCGCCGGAGCCCTCGGTGGTGCGCGGGTCCTGGCTGCCCTCGAACTCGCGGAAGACCTGGGCGTAGGACTTGCCGGCGATGTTGGTGAGCACGTTGAGCCGGCCGCGGTGGGCCATGGCGATGCCGACGCCCGCGAGCCCGGCGTCGGCGGCGTCGGAGATGATCTCGTCCAGCAGCGGGATCAGGGACTCGCCGCCCTCGAGGGAGAAGCGCTTCTGGCCCACGTACTTGGTCTGCAGGAACGTCTCGAACGCCTCGGCGGCGTTGAGCCGGCCCAGGATGCGGAACTGCTCCTCGCGGCTGGGCTTCTGGTAGCCGTGCTCGAGCTGGTCCTGGAACCACTCGCGCTCCTCCGGCTCCTGCAGGTGCATGTACTCCACGCCGAGGGTGCGGCAGTAGGCGTCCCGCAGCCGGCCCAGGATGGTGCGCAGGCTGAGCACGTCCGCGCCGCCGAAGCCGCCGGTGGGCCACTCGCGCTCCAGGTCCCACAGGGACAGCCCGTAGGTGCGGATGTCGAGGTCCGGGTGCTTGCGCATCACGTACTCGAGCGGGTTGGTGTCCGCCATGAGGTGGCCGCGGACCCGGTACGCGTGGATGAGCTGCTGGATCCGGGCGACCTTGTTGACCTGGATCTCCGGGTTGACCTGGTTGTCCACGGCCCAGCGCACGGGCTCGTAGGGGATCCGCAGGGCCTCGAAGATCTCGTCGTAGAAGTCGTCCCCGCCCAGCAGGTAGGACTCGATGAGGCGCAGGAACTCGCCGGAGCCCGCGCCCTGGATGACGCGGTGGTCGTAGGTCGAGGTCAGGGTGATGATCTTCGAGACCGCGTGCCGCGCGATGGTCTTGGGGGAGGAGCCCCGGTACTCGGCGGGGTGGTCGAGCGCGCCCACGCCGACGATGCACGCCTGGCCCTTGGACAGCCGCGGCACGGAGTGCACGGTGCCGATGCCGCCCGGGTTGGTCAGGGACACCGTGGTGCCCTGGTAGTCCTCCATGGTCAGCTCGTTGGCGCGCGCGCGGCGGACGACGTCCTCGTACGCGTTCCAGAACTGCATGAAGGACATGGCCTCGGCGCCCTTGATGTTCGGCACCACGAGGTTGCGGGAGCCGTCCTTGTTCGGGATGTCGATGGCGATGCCGAAGTTGACGTGGGCGGGGTGCACCGCCACGGGCTTGCCGTCCTGCTCGTCGTAGACGACGTTCTGGGAGGGGTAGTTGGCCAGCGCCTTGATCACGGCGTAGCCGATCAGGTGCGTGAAGGACACCTTGCCGCCGCGGTTGCGGGAGAGGTGGCTATTGATCACGATCCGGTTGTCGATCAGCAGCTTCGCCGGGACGGCGCGGACCGTGGTGGCGGTGGGGACGGTGAGGGACGCGTCCATGTTGGCGGCCACGGCCTTCGCCGGCCCGCGCAGCTTGACGACCTTGTCCTCGGCCGGCGCGTCGTGGTTGGGGGCCGTGGCGCGGGCGCGGGCGGGCTGGGCCGGGATGGGCCTCTTGGCGTCGGAGGCCTCGGTCTCACCCTGGTCGGTCTCGGGCCGGCCCTCGGCCTTGGCACCGGACCTGGTGGGCGCGGGCGCCGTGGCGGGCTTCGCGGCCGGGGCGGGGGAGGTGCGGGCGGCGGTGCGCTGGGCGGCGGGCGGCTGGGGGGCGGCGGCCTTGGGCTGCGCGGGGGCGGCCGCCGGGGCCGCCTTCGGCGCCGGGGCCTTCGCGGCGCCCGACGGCTCCGGGGCGGTGCTGCTGTCCGCGCTCATCGACTCGAAGATCGGCCACCACTTCTCGTCCACCGAGTTCTTGTCCGTCCGGTACTTCTCGAACAGTTCGTCGACGAGCCACTCGTTACCTGCGAATTCTTCAGGGATGGGGTGCTGTGGCTGATGTGGCACGGGGAATACGCCTCTTCCATGGTTGATCGCGTGGAGGCCGTCTGCCCGGTCTCCACAGTGTCGGTCCCGGCAGCGTCCGGACCCGCCGCCGGTGTTCCTCGCCGGCCGTCTCCCGTGACAGCCGGCGGCGTCCGCCTCCGGAACCTGCCGGACGGTCGTCGACCGGGCGCGGCCGTACCTCCGGCGAGTCTAGTGATCCGCGCGGCGGCATGGCTAGTCCGCGCCCCCGGCCCCGGGGCGCGTGTCGCGGGCCCCGGCTAGACTGGCGCGCGTGCGATTTCTCAACACCCCCACGTCCGACCTGACCTACAGCGACGTCTTCCTCGTCCCCTCGAGCTCCCGGGTCACCTCCCGGTTCGACGTCGACCTCACCCCGCGCGACGGCACGGGCGCCACCGTGCCGCTGGTGGCCGCGAACATGACCGCCGTGACCGGGCGCCGGATGGTCGAGACGCTGGCCCGCCGCGGCGGTCTGGGCATCCTGCCGCAGGACATCCCGCTGGACGTCATCGCGGACGTCACGTCCTGGGTCAAGGAGCGCTCGCCGCGCTTCGAGACCCCCGTGGTCCTCGGGGACGAGGACACCGTCCACGACGCCCTGGGCATCATGCACAAGCGGCCCCACGGCGCCGTGGTGGTGTGCGGTCCGGGGCGGGCCTACCGCGGGGTGGTGCTCGCGGCCGACTGCGCCGAGGTGGACCGCTTCACCCAGCTCGGCTCGATCATGCGCACCGACGCCCCGGTGTTCACCCTGGCGGAGGTCCGGGCCGGGTCCGGCGACGACGTCCTCGCCGCCGCCTACGACCGGCTCGCGCAGACCCGCGCCCACGTGGCGCCGGTGCTCGACGGCGACACGGTGGTGGGCGTGCTGACCCGCAAGGGCACGGTCCGCTCCACGATCTACACCCCCGCCCTGGACGGCGCGGGCCGGCTCCGGGTGGGCGCCGCCGTGGGCATCAACGGGGACGTCCGGGGCAAGGCCCGGGCGCTGCTCGACGCCGGCGTGGACGTGCTCGTGGTGGACACCGCCCACGGCCACCAGCGCAAGATGGTGGAGGCCCTCGAGCTGGTCCGCGCGGCGGCCCCCGACGTGCCCGTCGTAGCGGGCAACGTGGTCACCGCCGACGGCGTCCAGGACCTCGTCGACGCCGGCGCGGACATCGTGAAGGTCGGCGTGGGTCCCGGTGCGATGTGCACCACCCGGATGATGACCGCCGTGGGCCGGCCCCAGTTCTCCGCCGTGCTCGAGTGCGCCGAGGCCGCCGCCGGGCTGGGCCGGCACGTCTGGGCGGACGGCGGCGTGAAGCACCCCCGGGACGTCGCCCTCGCCCTGGCGGCCGGGGCCAGCCAGGTCATGGTGGGCTCCTGGTTCGCCGGCACCCACGAGGGCCCGGGCGAGCTGAACGTGGACGCCGACGGCCGCATGTACAAGGAGAGCTTCGGCATGGCCTCGACCCGCGCCGTGCGCGAGCGCACCCGCGGCGAGGGCGCCTTCGCCCGCGCCCGCAAGGGGCTCTTCGAGGAGGGCATCTCCAGCTCCAAGATGTACCTCGACCCCGAGCGCCCCGGCGTGGAGGACCTCGTGGACCAGATCACCGCGGGCGTGCGCAGCTCCATGACCTACGCGGGCGCCACGACCCTCGAGCAGTTCGCGGCCCGGGCCGTGGTCGGCATCCAGTCCGCGTCCGGCTACGAGGAGGGCAGGGCGCGCCCCGTCAGCTGGTCCTGAACCGGCGCCGGAGGGCTCCCGCTCCGGTACCCTGGAGCTCTCATGGACTCGTTCAGTAGTTGCCGGCCCGGCCGCGGCGCCCCCCGCCGCGGCCCCCGAGCCGGCTCGCCCACCGTCCCCCGCTCCGCCCCCGGCCGCCCGGCCGCCGACCGCCCCGTCCCCGCCCGGCGGGCCGCCGCGGGAGGCCGCTCCTGATGGAATGGCTGCTCCTGGCGGCGGGCCTGCTCCTCATCCTCGGCACGGGCTTCTTCGTGGCCGTGGAGTTCTCCCTCGTGGCCCTCGACCAGACCACGGTGCGCCGGGCGATCGCAGAGGGCGACCGCGCGGCGGAACCGCTGCTGAAGTGCCTCAAGTCTCTGTCCACGCAGCTCTCCAGCTGCCAGCTGGGGATCACACTGACCACACTTCTCACCGGCTACACCCTGGACCTGGCGCTCCAGTCCTTCCTGCGGGAACCGATCGCCGAGCTCACCGGTCTGTCCGTGGCGGCCGCCGGGGGAGCGACCCTGGCACTGTCGATGCTCATCTCCACGCTGCTGTCCATGCTGCTGGGCGAGCTCGTGCCCAAGAACTGGGCCATCGCGGAGGCGTTCCGGGTGGGGCGGCTGGTCGCCCGTCCCCAGCTCGTGTTCACCGCGGTGTTCAAGCCGTTCGTCGTCACCCTCAACGGCGTGGCCAACCGGGTCCTGCACCTGTTCGGGATGGAGGCCAAGGAGGAGCTCTCGGGCGCGCGCTCGCCGGAGGAGCTGTCCTCGATGGTCCGCCGCTCCGCGAAGATGGGCACCCTGGACGCCGGCACCGCCGCGTTCGTCGCGAAGACCCTCACCTTCGCCGAGCGCACGGCCGCGGACGTCATGACGCCCCGGATCCGCGTGCAGATGCTCGACTCCCACGAGTCCGTCGGGGACGTCGTGGCCGTCGCCTCCCGCACCGGGCACTCCCGGTTCCCCGTGATGGACGACTCCCCGGACGACGTCCGCGGGGTGGTCCACGTCAAGAAGGCCGTGGCCGTGCCGTCGGAGCGCCGCGCCGCCCTCGAGTGCGGGGCGATCATGGAGGACGTCCTGCGCGTGCCCGAGACCGTCCACCTCGACTCCCTGCTCGTGCAGCTGCGCTCCGGCGGGCTCCAGATGGCCGTCGTCGTCGACGAGTGGGGCGGCACCGCCGGCGTCGTGACCCTCGAGGACCTCGTGGAGGAGGTGGTCGGGGAGGTCTCCGACGAGCACGACCGGCTCAGCCTCGGCGCCCTGCAGTCCGCGGCGGGCGAGTGGTACTTCCCCGGGCTGATGCGCCCCGACGAGGTCTCCGAGCAGATCACCGAGCTCGACATCGAGGACGGTCCCGCCTACGAGACCATGGGCGGGTTCATGATGGACCGGCTCGGGCAGGTCCCGAAGCCCGGGGACGTGGTCCCCGTCCAGGGCGGCGTGCTCGAGGTCGCCCGGATGGAGGGGCGCCGCGTGGACCGCATCCGGTTCGTCCCCGCACCGGCCGAGCCCGAGGACGCCCCCGCAGGGGCCCGCGAGAGCGGCGCCCGAGAGGAGGACGCACGATGAGCGACTGGGCAGGCCTCGCGTGGCTCGTGGTGCTCCTGGCGGGCAACGCCTTCTTCGTGGGCGGCGAGTTCGCCGTCATGTCCGCGCGGCGCAGCCAGATCGAGCCGCTGGCCGAGGAGGGCAACAAGCGGGCCCGGACCGCGCTGTACGCGATGGAGCACGTGTCCCTCATGCTGGCCTGCTGCCAGCTGGGCATCACCGTGTGCTCGCTGCTGATCCTCAACATCTCCGAGCCGGCGCTGCACCACATCGTCTCCGGCCCGCTGGTCCACCTGGGCGTGCCGGCCGAGGTCGCCGACGTCAGCGGGTTCCTCACGGCCCTGCTCGTGGTCACCTTCCTGCACGTGGTGTTCGGCGAGATGGTGCCGAAGAACATGTCGGTGTCCGCCGCGGACCGCGCCGTGCTGCTGCTGGCGCCCCCGCTCGTGCTCGTCTCCCGCATGGTCAAGCCGGTGATCGCCACGCTGAACTGGACGGCGAACCACGTCCTGAAGCTCATGGGCATCGAGCCGAAGGACGAGGTGTCCTCGACCTTCACCCTGGACGAGCTCCAGTCCATCGTGGCGGAGTCCACGAAGGAGGGCACGGTGGCGGACCAGACGGGCCTGCTCTCCGGCGCGCTCGAGTTCTCGTCCAAGCGCACCGCCGACGTGATGGTGCCGCTGCACCAGCTCGTCACGCTGCCCGAGGACGCCTCCGCGGCGGACGTCGAGAAGGCGGTGGCCCGCACGGGCTTCTCCCGCTTCGCCCTCACGGAGGACGACGGCGAGCTCAACGGCTACCTGCACATCAAGGACGTGCTCTCGATCCCGGAGAGCCGCTACAACGAGCCGGTGCCGGTGACCCGGGTGCGCTCGCTGGCGAACCTGCGTCCCGGCATCGAGATCGACGACGCGCTGGCGGCGATGCAGCGCACGGGCTCGCACCTGGCGCGCGTGGTCGACGCCGGCGGGCAGACCCTGGGCGTGCTGTTCCTCGAGGACGTCATCGAGGAGCTGGTGGGCGAGATCCGGGACACCACCCAGGACCGGCGGCAGCGCCGCGGGGACCGGGTGGACACCTCGGAGCCGCCGCGCTGAACGGCCGGCGCCCGCCGCGGGGACTCCCGCGGCGGGCGGCGCCGGGCGCCCGGTGCCGCGACCGGGCCCCGGCTCAGGCCAGGACGCGGACCGCCGCGGGGAGCACGTCCACGCGCACGGGCAGCGGGCCGAGGCGCTCCCCGTCCGCGTAGACGGTGACGTCCGGGGCGTCCACGGCCACGGCGCGGACCCGTTCGATCCGCACGCTCTCCAGCGCCACGTGGCGGCCCGAGAACAGCCGGGGGAACAGGAGCAGGAACCGGGCCCGGCCCAGGGGCGCCACGGTGAACAGCTCCAGCAGCCCGTCGTCCGCCCGGGCGTCGGGCACGATCCGCAGGCCGCCCCCGATCGACGACGTGTTGGCGACGTTCAGCAGGACCCCGTCCCGGCGCTCCGTGCGGCGCCGGCTGCCGGCGTCCTCGATCTCGAGCCGGTAGTGGACGGTGCGCAGCCGCACGATCTCCACCAGGACGGCCAGCAGGTAGCGGGAGGAGCCGGCCGGGCGCAGCCACCGGTTGGCCCGCTCGTTGACCACGGCGTCGAAGCCCGCGCACAGGGCGGTCGCGAAGCAGGACGTGCGGCCGTCCGCGAAGCGCACCCGGCCCACGTCGAGGCGGCGGTCCCGGGGGTCGTCGAGCCGGCGCAGGATCCGCCCGGCCGCGGCCACCGGGTCCCGGAGCGGCACGCGCAGGTGGCGGGCCAGGTCGTTGCCGGTCCCGCACGGCACCACGCCCAGCGGGACGTCGACGCCCTGCGCGGCGAGCTCCGCGAGCACGCCGAGGCCGGCCTGCACCATCCCGTCCCCGCCCACGACCACGAGCGCCCGGGTGGTGAGGGCGTGCGCCCGCAGCCGGTCGCGCACCAGCCCCACCAGGGTGCCGAGGTCCGCGGCGGAGAGCACCACGGCCTCGTCACCGCCGGTCCGCAGGAGCTCCGCGGCCCGGTGGGCGTCCTCGAGGGCCCGGCCGCGGCCGGCGCACGGGTTGACCGCCAGGACGAAGACGCCGCGGGACGGGCCCGGCTCAGCCATCGGCCCGCCGCGCCGCGCAGGCGGCGCACAGGCCGGTGATCTCGACCGTGTGGTCCACCTCGGTGAAGCCGTGGGCGGCGGCGGTGCGCCCGGCCCACTCCTCGACCGCGGGGGCCTCGAGCTCCACGGCGGCACCGCAGCGGCGGCACACCAGGTGGTGGTGGTGGTGCTCGGCGGCGCAGCGGCGGTAGATCGCCTCGCCGTCGTCGCTGCGCAGGACGTCCAGCTCGCCGAGCTCGGACATCGACTGCAGGATCCGGTAGGTCGTGGCCAGGGAGACGGAGTCGCCGCGCTCCCGCAGCAGGGCGTGCAGGTCCTGCGTGGAGATGAAGTCCTCCAGGGACGCGAGCGCCCGCGCGACGGCGCGGCGCTGCCGGGTGTTGCGGACCTCCCCGGCGCTCCCCCCGCTGGTTCTCACGCTCACGCCTCGTCCTCTCGTCGCTGGTGCCCGGGCCGGGCACCAGCTTAACAAGGACCGCGCGGAACGTGCCCCGCCGGCCGGTGGGACCCGGGAGGACCCGGGGTTAGGGTGGGCCCATGGAGCTCATCAAGTACACCCACTCGTGCGTGCGGCTCGAGAACGAGGGCAGGGTCCTGGTGATCGACCCGGGCAAGTTCTCCGGACGGGAGGAGCTGGCGGAGGCCCTCGACGGGGCCGACGTCCTGCTCGTCACGCACGAGCACCCGGACCACCTCGACCCCGAGCCGGTGCACGCGCACCTCCGGGCGCACCCGGAGGTGCAGGTGTACGCCCCGGCCCCGGTGGCCGCGGGGCTCCGGGAGGCCCTGGGGGAGGGCCACGCGATCCACGACGCCGAGCCCGAGACCGTGCTGGAGCTCGAGGGCTTCACCGTGCGGACGTTCGGCGGCCAGCACGCGCTGATCCACACGCTCATCCGCACCGTGGACAACATCGGCTACCTGGTCGAGGACACGGTCTACCACCCCGGCGACTCGCTGGTGGTCCCGCACGGGCTCTCCGCCCCCGTGCTGCTGGCGCCGATCCACGCGCCGTGGAACAAGCTGGCGGAGGTCGTCGACTTCGTGGTGTCCGTGCGCCCCGAGCGGGTCTTCCAGATCCACGACGGCCTGCTCTCCGACAACGGCCTCGGCGTGATCGAGGGCCAGCTCACCTCGTTCGCCGCCAAGTACGGGGCCGAGTACCGCCACCTCGCCGTCGGCGAGCGCGTCGCCCTGTAGCCGCGGGACCGCCCGGCCCGCCGACCGCACCCGACCCACCACCGAAAGGGAGCACCTGTGAGCACCGTCTTCACGAAGATCATCGAGGGGGAGATCCCCGGCCGTTTCGTCTGGCAGGACGAGCGCTGCGTCGGCTTCCTGTCGATCGACCCGCTCGCGCAGGGCCACACGCTCGTGGTCCCGCGCGAGGAGCACGACCACTGGGTCGACCTGCCGGAGGACCTGGCGGCGCACCTGATGGTGGTCTCCCAGCGCATCGGGCGGGCCATCGACGCCGTCTGGCGGCCGGCGCGGGTGGGCCAGATGATCCAGGGCTTCGAGGTCCCGCACACCCACGTGCACGTGTGGCCGGCGGAGACGGTCGAGCAGTTCCAGTTCGTCAACGTGCTCCGCGACCCGGACCCCGCCTGGATGGACGAGGCCGCGGAGCGGATCCGGGCCGCCCTCGTCGAGGCCGGGCACGGGTCCGCCGTGCCGCAGGCCTGACCGGCCGCCGGGTCAGGCCCGGGCGGCCCCGAGGGCGTCCTTGAGGGCCTTGCGGATCCGCTTCTCCGAGACGGTGTGGGCGGTGCCCAGCTCCTGGGCGAACAGCGAGACCCGCAGCTCCTCGATCATCCAGGCCACCCGGCGCAGCTCGTCCGGGACCGGGGCGTGCGGCGGCAGGGCGTCCAGCGCGGCGTCGTAGTCGTCCTCGAGCTTCTGCACGGCGAGCATCCCGACCGTGTCCCGCTGCAGGTGGCCGGCGAGCTTCTCGAGCCGCACCTCCATCGCCCGCACGTAGCGGGGCAGGTGCTGGAGCTGGTCGTAGCCGGTGGCGGCGACGAAGCCCGGGTGCACGAGGTGCTCGAGCTGGGCCTTGACGTCGTTGAGCGAGTTCACCGCGGCGAGCGAGGACGACCGCTTGAGCTGCTTGCGGATCCGGGCGGCCCCGGAGAGCACCTGCTCCACGAGCGCGGTGACCTGGAAGACGGTGTCGATGAGCTCGGCCCGCACGTGCTCGTGCAGCGCGTCGAACTCCGCCCGGGTGAAGGGGGGCTCGGGCGGCGTGAGCTTGTCGATGGCCGCGACCGTGCAGTCCGCGATGAGCTCGGTCACCGACCCGTGCGGGTTCTGCGTGAAGACCAGCTTCTCCCGGTTGTTGAGGTGCTCCAGCACGTACCGCTCGGGAGAGGGGATGCGCAGCTGCAGCAGCGTGATCACCCCGCGGCGCTGGGCGGCCCGCTGCTCGGCGGCGGAGGACAGGATGCGCACGGCCACCGTGGCCTCCCGGCCGGCGTGCCGGCTCCCCGCGGCCCGGGCACGCTCGGGCACGAGCGCCGGCCACCCGGTGATCCGCTGGCCCGCCACCGTCGTCTCCACGCTGCGCGGCAGGTCCTCCTCGGGCCACGCCGTCAGCCCCGAGCGCTCGAGCGCCGGCGGGGCCGGCGCCGCGTCCGGGGGCCGGGGCGCGGGGGAGCGCGGGCCCTTCCGGGCGGGGCCGCCGGCCGGGGCGCCGGGGGCCGCGCCGGGCACCGCGCCGAGGGACTCGGCCAGGGCGGCACGGATCTCGTCGTGCAGCTCCGCCCGGAGCGCCTCGAGGTCCTCGCCCTCGCCCAGCACCCGGTTGCGGCGGTCCCGCACCTCGAAGCGCATCCGCAGGTGGGCCGGGACGGCCTCCCAGTTCCAGGAGCCCGGCGGGACCACGTGGCCCTTGAGCCGGCGCAGGACCAGCTCCAGGGACGGCTCGAGGGCGTCGACGGCGGGGTCGAAGTCGGCGTCGAGCATCGCCACCGCCTGGCGGGCGACGTCGGGGGCGGGCACGAAGTTGCGGCGCACGGCCTTCGGCAGGGACTTGATGAGCGCGGTGACGAGCTCGGTGCGGAACCCGGGGATCTGCCACCGGAACTGCTCCGGCTCCAGCTGGTTGAGGAACAGCACGGGCACGCGCACGGTCACGCCGTCCGCCTGGTCGGAGCCCGGGGCGAACTCGTAGGCGAGGTCCAGCACCAGCTCCCCGTCCCGGGTGCGCCGGACCCACTGGCGCGGGTAGAGCGACTCGTCGTAGCCGCCGGCCTCCTCGGCGATCAGGTCCTCGGGGTCCAGGTCCAGGAGGTGCTCGTCCTGCTGGCGGGCCTTCTTCCACCACGCGTCGAAGTGCCGTGCCGAGACCACGGACTCGGGGATCCGGGCGTCGTAGAACGCGAACAGGGCCTCGTCGTCGATCCGCAGGTCCTTGCGGCGCAGCCGGTTCTCGAGCTCCTCGACCTCGGCCAGGCGCTTGCGGTTGCGCGCCCAGAACCGGTGCCGGGTCTGCCAGTCGCCCTCCACGAGGGCGTGGCGGAGGAACAGCTCCCGCGCCAGGGCGGGGTCCACCCGCCAGAAGTTGATCCGGCGCTGGGCCACGACGGGCACGCCGTAGAGGGTGACCTTCTCGTAGGCCATCACGGATCCCTGCGCGCGGGACCAGTGGGGCTCCGAGACGCTGCGCTTGACCAGGTGCGGGGCCAGCTCCTCGGCCCACAGCGGGTCGATCGCGGCGTTGACGCGGGCCCACAGCCGGGAGGTCTCCACCAGCTCGGCGGACATGACCCAGTCGGGGGACTTCTTGAACAGGTTGGAGCCCGGGAAGACGGCGAACCGCGAGCCGCGGGCGCCCTGGTACTCCCGCTTGCGCTCGTCCTTGAGCCCGATGTGGCTGAGCAGCCCCGCCAGCAGCGAGACGTGGATCTCCCGCTCCTTCCCGGAGGGGTCCACCTCGCGGCCCTTGCCGACCCGGATGCCGACCTGCTGGCCCATCTGGCGCAGCTGGGCGTAGAGGTCCTGCCACTCCCGGATGCGCAGGAAGTTCAGGTGCTCCCGCCGGCACAGCTTCCGGAACTGCGTCGAGGAGAGCTCCTCCTGCTGCTCCTGCACGTAGCGCCACAGCAGCAGCCAGCTCGTGAAGTCGGAGTTCTCGTCGAAGAACCGCTTGTGCAGCTCGTCCGCCTGCTGCCGCTTCTCCAGGGGGCGCTCGCGGGGGTCCTGGACGGTCAGCGCCGCCGCGAGGACCATGACCTCCCGGGCGCAGCCCCGCCGGTCCGCCTCCACGATCATCCGGCCCAGCCGCGGGTCCACCGGCAGCTGCGCCAGCTGGCGGCCCACCGGGGTGAGGGGCCCGCCGCGGGCGTCGTCGTCCCGCCCGCCCCGCGGGGACGCGCCCCGCGGCTCCTTGAGGGCGCCCAGCTCCCGGAGCAGGGCCACGCCGTCCTTGACGGCCCGGGACTCCGGCGGCTCCACGAAGGGGAAGCGCTCGATGTCCCCGGGCTCCTTGACGACCCCCACCGAGGTCATCTGCAGGATCACGGCCGCCAGGGACGTGCGCAGGATCTCGGGGTCGGTGAACTCCGGGCGGGAGAGGTAGTCCTCCTCCGAGTACAGCCGGATGCAGATGCCGTCCGAGACGCGCCCGCAGCGTCCCGCCCGCTGGTTCGCCGAGGCCTGGGAGATCCGCTCGATCGGGAGGCGCTGCACCTTGGTCCGCGCCGAG is from Kocuria rosea and encodes:
- a CDS encoding diacylglycerol kinase family protein is translated as MAEPGPSRGVFVLAVNPCAGRGRALEDAHRAAELLRTGGDEAVVLSAADLGTLVGLVRDRLRAHALTTRALVVVGGDGMVQAGLGVLAELAAQGVDVPLGVVPCGTGNDLARHLRVPLRDPVAAAGRILRRLDDPRDRRLDVGRVRFADGRTSCFATALCAGFDAVVNERANRWLRPAGSSRYLLAVLVEIVRLRTVHYRLEIEDAGSRRRTERRDGVLLNVANTSSIGGGLRIVPDARADDGLLELFTVAPLGRARFLLLFPRLFSGRHVALESVRIERVRAVAVDAPDVTVYADGERLGPLPVRVDVLPAAVRVLA
- a CDS encoding hemolysin family protein, which gives rise to MSDWAGLAWLVVLLAGNAFFVGGEFAVMSARRSQIEPLAEEGNKRARTALYAMEHVSLMLACCQLGITVCSLLILNISEPALHHIVSGPLVHLGVPAEVADVSGFLTALLVVTFLHVVFGEMVPKNMSVSAADRAVLLLAPPLVLVSRMVKPVIATLNWTANHVLKLMGIEPKDEVSSTFTLDELQSIVAESTKEGTVADQTGLLSGALEFSSKRTADVMVPLHQLVTLPEDASAADVEKAVARTGFSRFALTEDDGELNGYLHIKDVLSIPESRYNEPVPVTRVRSLANLRPGIEIDDALAAMQRTGSHLARVVDAGGQTLGVLFLEDVIEELVGEIRDTTQDRRQRRGDRVDTSEPPR
- a CDS encoding Fur family transcriptional regulator, which encodes MSVRTSGGSAGEVRNTRQRRAVARALASLEDFISTQDLHALLRERGDSVSLATTYRILQSMSELGELDVLRSDDGEAIYRRCAAEHHHHHLVCRRCGAAVELEAPAVEEWAGRTAAAHGFTEVDHTVEITGLCAACAARRADG
- a CDS encoding HIT family protein, encoding MSTVFTKIIEGEIPGRFVWQDERCVGFLSIDPLAQGHTLVVPREEHDHWVDLPEDLAAHLMVVSQRIGRAIDAVWRPARVGQMIQGFEVPHTHVHVWPAETVEQFQFVNVLRDPDPAWMDEAAERIRAALVEAGHGSAVPQA
- the hrpA gene encoding ATP-dependent RNA helicase HrpA: MSASLSSPRTIVYPENLPVSARREDIMGAIAAHQVVVIAGETGSGKTTQIPKMCLELGLGERGLIGHTQPRRIAARSVAERISSELGEKIGGTVGYQVRFTSEVGADSRVKLMTDGILLAEIQHDRLLQKYSAIIIDEAHERSLNIDFLLGYLRRILPRRPDLKVVITSATIDPERFARHFAPEETEGDEPGRAPVIEVSGRTYPVEIRWRPLAQPRSGDGGQDAEDAGDGLEDEDRDPIDAVCDAVEELSAEPPGDILIFFAGEREIRDAQEALQGTLKRVRGLADAEILPLFGRLSMAEQHRVFAPSGRRRIVLATNVAETSLTVPGIKYVIDPGTARISRYSARTKVQRLPIERISQASANQRAGRCGRVSDGICIRLYSEEDYLSRPEFTDPEILRTSLAAVILQMTSVGVVKEPGDIERFPFVEPPESRAVKDGVALLRELGALKEPRGASPRGGRDDDARGGPLTPVGRQLAQLPVDPRLGRMIVEADRRGCAREVMVLAAALTVQDPRERPLEKRQQADELHKRFFDENSDFTSWLLLWRYVQEQQEELSSTQFRKLCRREHLNFLRIREWQDLYAQLRQMGQQVGIRVGKGREVDPSGKEREIHVSLLAGLLSHIGLKDERKREYQGARGSRFAVFPGSNLFKKSPDWVMSAELVETSRLWARVNAAIDPLWAEELAPHLVKRSVSEPHWSRAQGSVMAYEKVTLYGVPVVAQRRINFWRVDPALARELFLRHALVEGDWQTRHRFWARNRKRLAEVEELENRLRRKDLRIDDEALFAFYDARIPESVVSARHFDAWWKKARQQDEHLLDLDPEDLIAEEAGGYDESLYPRQWVRRTRDGELVLDLAYEFAPGSDQADGVTVRVPVLFLNQLEPEQFRWQIPGFRTELVTALIKSLPKAVRRNFVPAPDVARQAVAMLDADFDPAVDALEPSLELVLRRLKGHVVPPGSWNWEAVPAHLRMRFEVRDRRNRVLGEGEDLEALRAELHDEIRAALAESLGAVPGAAPGAPAGGPARKGPRSPAPRPPDAAPAPPALERSGLTAWPEEDLPRSVETTVAGQRITGWPALVPERARAAGSRHAGREATVAVRILSSAAEQRAAQRRGVITLLQLRIPSPERYVLEHLNNREKLVFTQNPHGSVTELIADCTVAAIDKLTPPEPPFTRAEFDALHEHVRAELIDTVFQVTALVEQVLSGAARIRKQLKRSSSLAAVNSLNDVKAQLEHLVHPGFVAATGYDQLQHLPRYVRAMEVRLEKLAGHLQRDTVGMLAVQKLEDDYDAALDALPPHAPVPDELRRVAWMIEELRVSLFAQELGTAHTVSEKRIRKALKDALGAARA
- a CDS encoding MBL fold metallo-hydrolase yields the protein MELIKYTHSCVRLENEGRVLVIDPGKFSGREELAEALDGADVLLVTHEHPDHLDPEPVHAHLRAHPEVQVYAPAPVAAGLREALGEGHAIHDAEPETVLELEGFTVRTFGGQHALIHTLIRTVDNIGYLVEDTVYHPGDSLVVPHGLSAPVLLAPIHAPWNKLAEVVDFVVSVRPERVFQIHDGLLSDNGLGVIEGQLTSFAAKYGAEYRHLAVGERVAL